CAATACTCTCATGTTATTGGTGGAGCAGGTAGTGGAAATGGAAAGTTTCAGTACATCACTGGAATAGCAGTACACAAGAAGGgatatttgtatgttgcagatTGTAACTTGCACTGTATTCAGAAATTTAAACtaaatggagaatttatttcACAGTTTGGCAGTGAAGGTACAGCTAACAGTCAGTTCCGGTCTCCTAAAGGTCTAGTGTTCTCCCAGTCGGAACTGTTGTTTGTATGTGACCAGGACAATGACAGAGTACAGGTGTTTCAAAATGACCAattttcttattgttttgccaTTGAAGACCCTCTTGATCTAACACTTAACAGTTGTGAAGATCAGTTGTTTATTACACAGCGCTGTTCTAAACAAGTCCAGGTGTTTACTGCAAAAGGACAATTCCTTAAGCTATTTGGTAATGGCATCCCCATACGTAACACATGTGGGATACACTACACTTCAGATGGACACTTGTTGGTTGTTTCTGGTTTTGATGGTGATCCTAGTGTGTTGGTGTTTGACGAAAATGGAAAGTTTACATTAGCCATTAAAGGAGTCACTAAATATACAGAATCATTTAAGGGTGCTAGCGCCtttttgaagccacacaaatgctgttgtttttacttttgatacaggcaaaaaggaagctacagaaatctaaactactgcttcgaagattgacctaactttctactatacagagaccaaagtataagatcgtaccttgtttcattcacgcgctatagtccctcaaagtcaacccatacatttttcttattccgagatactggctgcttgcacaggcatcaaattcgctgtgaaggttcttcaacaaacttgtggaaacttagagcagggatttgtctttgcacttcttctttcttgagttataaaacaaagagtGAGTACCCGCGAGCGAACTTCGACTTCCGGGCCTTGTAACTCCGTGctggatcacaacaattataattccatgcgCTAAAAGTTTacaaatttatcactgatggtccaccaaaagtttggtaaAGATCCGACTATCGTGTATTCCAGAATATcgccttttacaatgcagtgtagaacatgcgcacgccgaccagttattactacaaattccaataaaccacaaatgccaaTTTTATCAAATAACcagttataaatgaagttctaAACAAAATAAAAGCTcttgttccttttctttacaTACTGGGACACCTTCCTGTTGCTTGTGGAGTCGCCAAGCCTGCTCTTCGATAGGTAACGCCTCGTAACGCACCGTCAGTGTCTTGTTATGTgtgataaatccagctggaacatcgtcactacctaagaacaggtgtacaatacaaatataacttaccagggtacactatcactcgagaaaacgcaggaagaacgtgtgttggctacaaatcagcttgtGTCTCGGCTTGTGTTCGCACGTATATTCAAAACTAGCAGTAACTTTCAGGCTAATTCACTCTATTTTCACTCTTGGACACCCAGACGATCATTTTCGTGATGGTTTTCAAACGAAACAGGCTGTTTCTTGGCCAATTCCTTTGGCGCAAAACACAGTCGCCTAACACGGATACTTGAgtatgccaattatgatgtaacagccgcatgtggttatgtgggttgtcccttgaatggcttcaaaaacccGCTAGCACCCTTAAACATGCTCATGGAGTAGTGATGATGGATAATGGAAGCATATTGATAGCAGCTTCACATGGTGTAGTAGTGTATTAGTGACATAATGTAGACCAGTGGACAATAGTGTTTTATTGTAATAGGAAGTGTTTGTTGTAGATATGCAAGTAGTGCTTCAGTTCAAAGAACATAATATAACTGGCATGTAACGATGGGTTGTACGTATATAAATGAATCTAATTGTTATCTAAGGTCACACCAAATAAGTTCTCTGCTTCCTGTTGACTGTCCACATTTGCTTACTCTCAGCACACATCTATATTCTTTTATCTTTCAGTATTTTGTGTACTGCATTTGCTCGGTAAAATGATTCTGTATGTGGTTGTTGTGGTTTAGTGTGGTGGTTGACTATAAATTGAGGTGTGCACCACAATGAGTAGAGCTACAGACAGGTGATGTGGCTTTTACCATTACTGCATACATTTCAAGCCCCACCCACTAACCTTATGTATATCAGCTTACAGAAAGGTTACAGTGTTGTGCTAAAGGACAAGGTTGTCATGGGTTACCAGCAAGTATACACTGGATGAGGCatcacatgatattaaatcCCTCTGGTTATGGATTCAAAAGACAGTTTGTAGTTGCTAGTACATGTGGACGAGGGATGACATGTTTACCAGGGTATGGGGGGTGTGATCCAGATGATGATTGGTAATATGATTTGTGTTGCTGTATAACAACAATGTTATCCAATTGGTCAAATAAAGGAAAAATAGAATTACCTTATAGGAGTTAAAATGTAATCATAGTGTTTGGTTTTGTGTGAAAATGTATACAAATTATGCACTACATTTCAATCCACTAATTGTTtaatagtatcatacagtatggtagtactgtatagttggGATCACAGCTATTCTGGCCAGAAATATCATCCAAACAGCAGTTTAACATACCTTCCTGGCATcttattcatttattattaatttttgtcaatgacaggggtcacacaaaaggcataagcctgtacagggtgcttccccaccttggttaggtataaccaccttggttaggtataaccaagcacaAAAATGTTTTCAGTAGAACCAtcaatgcttccaatagattgttatgAATTTTTATTCAAcgaaattttctgctgactgactgactaactgactaactaatgcaAACATCACTCAATAATGGCCAAGGCCTTGGGCctggttttttcactgttcgatgtcacttcggcccgacaggtaccttttggcatatcccagtgcatacaatacacacatcatggacttacctttgccctcctttgtgtctcatttctttcccaaggtgtcaattcacaatagcacatgatggcttccctatgtttatAAATGGGGATTGACCGTATTTTttatggtgactggattgattgcagaggtctaCTATTTTTTgcttgtaacgctgtgtaacaggtggaacatagctgaaagcgaagtgtaacGGCCACTTTACTTTCGAGTCAgtataattgatagttgaggtgcacattcagacaaaaacGTTAACTCtacaccattctttcttttgatgcggttcatcagtcataacaatgttacaaaaaagtaataaagaattaggaattttaaaaggttgggaaacaagggaggccgttgcatacacctgcagatatgctagcAGACATTTACAGAATTAGTGATTAAAtgtgcaggtgtaggcaacttctaacttgttttttctatgatccctaattgaacagGAAATTTTTTTCGCTATACTTTATTAAACTGACTAATGATATTTAGCCTATGTACTGCATAACCTAGCTtaattgttttattatttttttaattctCCATAATTAGGTcaggaaaacttgattacttgtttctcatccacaaagttcagatttccatgcaggcgggaggtcacttttcattattcatttttaaagaaaatactccaaatcaagctgtctgttactataaaggttagctaaagccttttgagaactagtacttacgttTTTCCAttgtttctgaggtgcaagtgacatttgctgtgctgtaaatgaTAGCcaaccttcttagcatcaaattaTTATGTGTGTAAGatagaggtgtgcgattatctagatatattcgattatcgagatatcataagacttatcaagataaggatgataggtttattaatctagataatagtaaatttctgtaaattatttttatacctgatggtgtaggcacctcctggaggctccaactctcctaccacttgggaACAGTGTTAAGACTAATGTTTTTCACTTTTTAATTGCAgtttgctcactttactggttcaatattggcagtttactaaaatatataattgtttcagttatcgagatatgttagataattgatataagttcaaaggaaatatcgagatatgtctaaattagtcatcgcacacctctagtGTAAGAATTAGAGGTAATGGGATAAAAAGAAATGTAAGTTGGGATgtgaaacaattaatcaagtttgcctggcctcaTTAGTATCACGTCAATTTTCAATTATGCATTATTGGCTGTTAGCTATAGTAATATCCACAGGTTATTTCATTTATTTTAATACTGAGTAGCcagccctgctggtatgctcgGGGAAAAAAGAGGGAAcatttacacatgtacattacagtGATCTGAATTGTTAATAGGAAGTGAGTAAAGAATTGTGGTAATGGGTTCCACTCTTGTACTGTTCTAGTTGCAACCAATGAAGTCAACTCGTCACATTTTAGTAGGTTATCATCCACTTGCAAGACAGGAAGAAGGCCCTGTAGACATGTGCACTTAATAGATCAGTGTCAAAGGTTTTGACGATCTTGTTGAGTAGCAACCAACTCATATTCAaccataattattgtaatgactgtactattggagtaattgactgctctattagagcaggaTAGTATCAATAAAAACATGCATTTATACCACCTAAAGCACTTATGGGGCTGTAATTCCTGCTAGACCACCTTGGCTATGACTTCTGAAGTCAAGAGCACTAGAAAAGACTCCACTGCAAAAATGGGCAGTTCGACTCGGCATACTGTTAGCTAGCACACAGTCCATTAAGTGTTGAAAAGTAGCTGGGGCATTGTATATATAGCCTGAATGGCATAACATTGAATGCAAATAGTCCCTTCTTGGGTACAAAACGTTGTTTTTTCTCGGTCCTCTGGTGCCATTTCTACTTGTCAGTACCCCACTTTTCAAGCCAGCCAGTTGTAGAAAACCATAAAGATCCTGATAGTGTGTCAAGAGTATCATCCACCCTAGGCGGGGGGTAAGCATCTTTGTGGGTAACTGAatttactttcctataatcgGCACAAAATCATGTTGACCCATCTTTTCTCCCTGACCAGGACAATAGGTGAAGCCCATAGGCTTGAATTTACTCCCCTATCTAGAATCTTGTAAAAGCTTTTGCACCATTTCCCGGTGTGGAAATGGAACCCTTCTAGCCGGTTGTCATATAGGGTAAAGCATTCTTCGTATTAATGTGATGATGCAGGACTTTGGTATGACCAAGATCATCTTCACTGTGGGCTATTATGTCAGAGTAGTGCAACATAAGGGAAAGAAGTTGTTGTTTTGCGATTCAGTAATATCATCAGGTAAGGGGCACTCACAATGTCAGGTATTTCCTTTGAGCCTTCCGACACATTAGTTTCACTGGCACTACAAATGGCTTCATCCATGATTATTTCTGCACTTGCAATCTTAGTGTTTTGTATAAGGTTACAGGTGCAGGGTCAAGGTTGACTACATGGATTGGCACTGTCTGGCCTTTTGGAATGATAAGAGCTCTAGCCACACACATTGGTAAATGTTTGAAGTCTGTGCCTTCCAATAACCATGTTCCTTCTTTGTCAGAATGAATGTGTGCCAAAATTTCCATTTCACTTTGGGGTGGGATGGTTACCTTCTTCAAAACAGTTACTTTTGCCTTTGATAGCGTGGTTTTACCAGTTAGGGGAATAGCTTGTCCTTGTATCTGAATGTTACCACCTGCAAGATCTAACAAACACTTATTGTCTTCTAAAAAATCAAGACTCAATATGGCTACAGCTATGATCTGCTCAGCAACAATGAATTTATGGTGAAAGACTAATCCATTAACAGGCACTGACACTTTCCCCTCTACCTTGATTGGCACTGAGTCAATGACTGCTTCTGTCAGCTTTACTCTTTCCCATACCTCCTTACTCAGTAAAGAAACTAAAATGACACTGGAGTGTCATAAACACTGCATGACAATGAGTAGCTGGAAACTTTTGTacaaaaaattttcatgataaaaattttgtgtaaaaatattttcgcaTGATTTAGGTGaataactgctttattagagtagtttgattttacgtAAACTAAATTTTCTTCATACAAGGacttgcatacaaaaattattttacaacaaaaaaaaagcaaattgcaGTATACTACTAACTTGTTGAGTGTCATGGAACAGACAGCTGTAATGACTCATACAGAGTAAGCATACAGCAATCACATCATTCACATGCAAATAGAAAGCCTGTACAATAACTGTTCTATACGCTAGTAGTGAAATCTGTCCTTTCTTTTCCCTGACCTGACTACATTAGGCAGGTCTGTGTGTATGCAAAATGTAGATTACACAATCCTTGCCTCAGACTGTGGCACATTGGTGGAACAAATTGCCAAACGGTCCTTTTTTCATCTTCCAACTTCCCAGCcactattaattttatgatcATTATTTTGTCGTTATATTAGTAGTTTTtgtaatgtgtatgtatgtatgtgtgttcacTCAACAGCAGTGATTACTGTGAGAAATCAATCAATCTCAGAGTATAAACACAGGGCTCCACCACacaaattgtgactgttctattggagtttTTAACTAAGTGCCATTGTTATCTAAACAATGCGTTGTCTTGTAACTTGCTGACTTGTATTGTCATCTTTAAAACTTGCATACATGACATGTGTAAAGTTTTAGTTACTATAGTTGGGGGTGGGTTTCCAGTTTTCAAAGCAAAAGAGTTtaaggtggcaaccaagaaatggctacagatAATATCAATCTGATGtcacaacattattattatggGTACTGCCTGCATCATTTGTATTTGTGGTCTCACTATTACTCAGTAATGTACATAATGGTGAGTGTAACCAAATAACAATAAACTCAACTCATCACGTTTTAGTAGCACATCATCCACAAGACAAGAGGAAGGTCCTGTAGACATGTGCACTTAACAGATCAGTGTCAAAGGTTTTGACGATCTTGTTGAGTAGCATATTCAACCATAATATTGtaatgactgtactattagagtaattgactgctctattagagcaggaTAGTACAAATAAACAGTTGTGCCCCCTAATATTAAATAGCACTTATGAGGTTGTAATTCCTGCTTGGCCATGACTCCTGAAGTCAAAAGAACTGGTGAAGGCTCTACTGCATAAAAATTGACAGCCATTAGCTGGACTGTCTGCCAAGTAATATGCCGCTGACAATGTCCTGCACATGTTCTACTAGtaataatactaataatgtACATGTTTTGTGATGGATAAATTGTGTTCAAGCAATACAAGTTTAGTGCAAACTATACAAACTGATCGTAGTagtttatataataataatctgaTGCACAGGAAATGGTAGATAAACAAAAAGACAAGGGCATACACCTTCAGAGTTAATGTGTGTCGTTGGTTTGATATATTATTCAGTTGGACTAGCTTGTTCACTTCCGTTTCTAGCTGCCAAAATTTGCGGAATTAGGCTGGATAGGGGAGTGGATTTTCTCAAGAATGGATGCTGTAGAAATACACAAAAGAAATACAACATAATATTTCAATTAAAATGAAACACAATGTATGTTGACAGGAATTTTGAATTGAGAACTGTTTTCAGAACAAATCTTTTATGCCATAAAATTGGAAATACAACAACTCATGCACGTGGCTATTATATTGTAACAAAATGGATGCTTTCATCTGATGATGGTTCATGGGCATGATCAGGGGCACATCGAATCCTacagacaagg
This portion of the Dysidea avara chromosome 12, odDysAvar1.4, whole genome shotgun sequence genome encodes:
- the LOC136239951 gene encoding E3 ubiquitin-protein ligase TRIM71-like produces the protein MNEPAESTSHDDGEREMKKRKIIVDETQNVNRSCIDSLVAHGQPRVGEVKASVLVSGEHVMSCVVRLLSCTVNGPVVISDPVKVTVTLKDIFGSPVVDQSKDLEIRCNKEREFLQNTHIEEESRGQYHIWYNPKRKEGHSLSVYWRGLEMNHEEIKVLIRDYNKLKQEVKIIDKYGPTNKKLSFPYMLAKGPNNELTVRDNSTNQLVVFDKHFQYSHVIGGAGSGNGKFQYITGIAVHKKGYLYVADCNLHCIQKFKLNGEFISQFGSEGTANSQFRSPKGLVFSQSELLFVCDQDNDRVQVFQNDQFSYCFAIEDPLDLTLNSCEDQLFITQRCSKQVQVFTAKGQFLKLFGNGIPIRNTCGIHYTSDGHLLVVSGFDGDPSVLVFDENGKFTLAIKGVTKYTESFKGASAFLKPHKCCCFYF